A genomic segment from Spinacia oleracea cultivar Varoflay chromosome 3, BTI_SOV_V1, whole genome shotgun sequence encodes:
- the LOC110789097 gene encoding putative pentatricopeptide repeat-containing protein At3g47840: MILLTRNHVRRYFTGSAISTADYLESPVINTQINPPTQSTQITNVFEINLQLKELVKAGNLEDARTLFDQMPQRDVVSWTNVISGYVNASNYDEGLHLFSRMWVEPYIRLDPFVLSLALKACGLNHSLTNGRLLHGVCVKNGLVNSVFVGSSLLDMYAKSGNISESCRVFDEMPERNVVSWTAIITGLVKAGYCKEGLLYFSEMWCSGLHCDAFSFAIALKACADICDLERGKEIHTQVMKKGFDLGSYVVNTLATMYNKCGKLEYGMCLFGRIGIPDVVGWTSLITSYVQMGKEEIAVQQFKRMRDSEVRPNEYTFAAVITACAHLGRVIWGEQLHGHVMKTGSVDALSVANSVMTLYSRCGQLKSASLIFETITKKDIISWTSIITGYSQAGYGKEAFDYFSWMRKEGPKPTEFAFASMLSVSGSMAVLEQGRQLHGYILKGGLEHKSLIQSALITMYSKCGCIKDASKIYSGTSNDDVVSWTSMVNGFAEHGDSLKALDLFNKMLQAGLRPDAVTFIGVLSACSHAGLVDLGYSYFNSMTQKFQIRPSKEHYGCMIDLLCRAGRLTEADKMINTMSYEVDEVIWSTLLRACRIHGDVERARHAAERILEHNPHCAGTLTTLANIYSAKGKWREAADIRKVMRSEGVVKETGSSWIKIKDEVSTFVSGDKSHPDGDHIYNVLDLLISGVDVIDQEDDALL; encoded by the coding sequence ATGATTCTGTTGACAAGAAACCATGTCAGGAGATACTTCACAGGATCAGCCATTTCTACTGCTGATTATCTCGAATCTCCAGTTATAAATACGCAAATCAATCCACCAACACAATCTACCCAGATTACAAACGTGTTCGAAATTAATCTCCAGCTTAAGGAGCTTGTAAAAGCTGGTAATTTGGAAGATGCACGTACACTGTTCGACCAAATGCCGCAAAGAGATGTGGTTTCTTGGACCAACGTAATATCTGGTTATGTAAATGCCTCAAACTATGACGAGGGTTTGCATTTGTTTTCCAGAATGTGGGTTGAGCCTTATATTAGACTTGACCCATTTGTACTAAGTTTAGCTCTGAAAGCTTGTGGACTTAATCATAGTCTAACTAATGGGAGATTGTTGCATGGGGTTTGTGTTAAGAATGGTCTTGTTAATTCTGTGTTTGTGGGAAGTTCACTTCTGGACATGTATGCTAaatccggtaatatttctgagaGTTGTCGGGTTTTCGACGAGATGCCAGAGAGGAATGTAGTTTCCTGGACCGCCATCATAACAGGACTTGTTAAAGCTGGTTATTGTAAAGAAGGGCTGTTGTATTTTTCTGAAATGTGGTGCTCTGGTTTACACTGTGATGCATTTAGTTTTGCTATTGCATTGAAGGCTTGTGCTGATATATGTGATCTGGAACGTGGCAAGGAAATCCATACACAAGTTATGAAGAAGGGTTTTGATTTGGGCTCTTATGTGGTGAACACACTTGCTACCATGTACAATAAATGTGGGAAGTTGGAATATGGGATGTGCTTGTTTGGAAGAATAGGGATTCCTGATGTTGTTGGATGGACCTCGCTCATTACTTCCTATGTTCAGATGGGTAAAGAAGAGATTGCTGTTCAACAGTTTAAGCGAATGAGAGACTCCGAAGTGAGGCCTAATGAATATACATTTGCAGCTGTAATTACTGCTTGTGCACATCTGGGTAGAGTTATCTGGGGTGAACAATTACATGGTCATGTAATGAAAACTGGTTCTGTGGATGCTCTATCAGTTGCAAATTCAGTCATGACATTGTATTCAAGATGTGGGCAGTTAAAATCAGcatctttaatttttgaaacTATTACTAAGAAAGATATTATTTCATGGACCAGCATAATTACAGGATATTCTCAAGCTGGTTATGGCAAAGAAGCGTTTGATTATTTCTCATGGATGAGGAAGGAAGGGCCAAAACCTACCGAATTTGCTTTTGCTAGTATGTTGAGCGTCTCAGGAAGTATGGCAGTTCTGGAACAGGGTAGGCAACTACATGGTTATATTTTGAAAGGTGGATTAGAACACAAATCTTTGATACAAAGTGCACTAATTACTATGTATTCCAAATGTGGATGCATAAAAGATGCTTCAAAGATATACAGTGGTACAAGCAATGATGATGTTGTGTCATGGACTTCCATGGTAAATGGATTTGCTGAACATGGTGACAGCCTAAAAGCTTTAGATTTGTTCAACAAAATGCTGCAAGCTGGTCTGAGGCCAGATGCTGTGACATTCATTGGAGTTCTCTCTGCTTGTAGTCATGCAGGACTTGTAGATTTGGGTTATAGCTATTTTAATTCTATGACCCAAAAGTTTCAAATTAGGCCGTCTAAGGAACATTACGGCTGCATGATTGACCTCTTATGCAGAGCTGGAAGGCTCACGGAAGCTGATAAAATGATCAATACAATGTCATACGAAGTAGATGAGGTTATCTGGTCAACTTTGCTGAGAGCATGTAGAATTCATGGTGATGTTGAGCGTGCTAGACATGCAGCTGAAAGGATTCTTGAGCATAATCCTCATTGTGCTGGGACACTTACTACCTTAGCTAACATTTACTCTGCAAAAGGGAAGTGGAGAGAAGCAGCGGATATTAGAAAGGTGATGAGATCTGAAGGGGTAGTAAAAGAGACAGGGTCATCATGGATTAAGATTAAGGATGAGGTTTCAACATTTGTTTCTGGGGATAAATCACATCCAGATGGTGATCATATATACAATGTCCTGGATTTGCTGATCTCTGGTGTAGATGTCATTGATCAGGAGGATGATGCCCTTCTGTAG
- the LOC130469510 gene encoding uncharacterized protein, giving the protein MGFGVALVDITSYPVSKTFADLLGGLNPIKLEVPEASAAPEASSAPSASAAPSASAARAASGAPAASAKASEGAPGNSQVDRSRIIEFQIPESAQTDAEIQATCDDELQLAMRIYCRDYVVSSFHKDRINLLKSRRQELSDSPGYNDPVFLEIIDSIVAYAEHLRNENNAVDDNAPSQAVDGAADKGPIQENVGAADKGSGDNGPGDKGPIEKNVEGSGNVAPQDAEPEREARSFYSSLPIGSATEEVFCLSELMERFPKTLGRLRRLEKEVIDFCFLDDEALDQRADVFIFGMLHKINREKMQCLIPEEYILSNIVEIWSILLNKNQFMLNKEQNNFYFGVEYTVSFYFT; this is encoded by the exons ATGGGTTTTGGGGTAGCTTTGGTTGATATAACCAGCTATCCCGTGTCTAAGACTTTTGCTGATTTGTTAGGGGGTCTTAACCCTATCAAACTCGAGGTTCCTGAAGCTTCTGCTGCTCCTGAAGCTTCTTCTGCTCCTTCTGCTTCTGCTGCTCCTTCTGCTTCTGCTGCTCGTGCTGCTTCTGGTGCTCCTGCTGCTTCTGCTAAAGCTTCGGAAGGTGCACCGGGTAATTCCCAAGTTGATCGAAGCAGGATTATTGAGTTTCAAATTCCGGAAAGTGCTCAAACAGATGCTGAAATTCAAGCTACCTGCGATGAT gAGTTGCAATTGGCAATGAGAATATATTGTCGCGATTATGTTGTGTCCAGTTTCCATAAGGACCGTATAAATTTGTTAAAGAGTCGGCGACAAGAATTATCAGACAGTCCAGGATACAATGATCCTGTGTTTTTGGAGATAATTGACTCAATTGTTGCCTATGCTGAACACTTGAGAAACGAAAATAATGCTGTTGATGATAATGCTCCTTCTCAAGCTGTTGATGGTGCTGCTGACAAGGGGCCAATTCAGGAGAATGTTGGTGCTGCTGACAAGGGTTCTGGTGATAATGGACCTGGTGATAAGGGGCcaattgagaaaaatgttgaaGGTTCTGGAAATGTTGCTCCCCAAGATGCTGAACCTGAACGAGAAGCTAGGAGTTTCTATAGCAGTCTTCCCATTGGTTCTGCTACAGAAGAAGTCTTCTGCTTATCTGAGTTAATGGAGAGATTTCCGAAGACCCTCGGTCGTCTGAGGAGACTGGAAAAAGAAGTAATTGACTTCTGTTTCTTGGATGATGAGGCACTTGATCAACG GGctgatgtttttatttttgggatGCTCCACAAAATAAATAGGGAGAAAATGCAATGTTTGATTCCTGAGGAATATATCTTATCCAACATTGTTGAGATTTGGTCTATTCTCTTGAACAAAAATCAGTTCATGTTGAATAAAGAACAAAACAATTTCTATTTTGGTGTTGAGTACACGGTTAGTTTCTATTTtacgtaa
- the LOC110781110 gene encoding protein FAR1-RELATED SEQUENCE 9-like, whose product MSAILKQAANVYTITLFRDFEEEFKLSVASSTMFKGSVGRTVFFEVWIEGITGSRQEVQYKMEDSTVTCTCKNFEESGWLCFHCLRILHIHSINTIPDRYITTRWTRYAKKQIWERVDTIKREKGEINNFTGWRLHMIRRYYNLILKGHKIAKARKFIEEKFKMDNKAVDEIIKKEEERKAKEEAAKIAEQEKAKAEAQRETQDGESTNSEITIVLDPDRANTKGKSKKRIKGQYDNYKQPSKKGKKKHKEFGSKTPNIQLFIPKEQLF is encoded by the exons ATGAGTGCTATATTAAAACAGGCAGCAAATGTATACACGATAACACTTtttcgtgattttgaagaaGAGTTCAAGCTTTCTGTGGCAAGTAGTACAATGTTCAAGGGAAGTGTAGGAAGAACAGTGTTTTTTGAAGTGTGGATAGAAGGAATAACAG GATCAAGGCAAGAAGTTCAATACAAAATGGAAGATTCAACCGTCACTTGCACATGCAAAAACTTTGAAGAATCTGGATGGTTGTGCTTCCATTGTTTAAGAATATTGCATATACATTCAATCAATACAATTCCAGATCGTTACATAACAACAAGATGGACTAGATATGCAAAGAAACAGATATGGGAAAGGGTTGATACAATAAAAAGGGAGAAAGGTGAAATCAACAATTTTACTGGTTGGAGATTACATATGATCAGAAG ATACTATAACTTAATTTTGAAAGGGCATAAGATAGCAAAGGCCAGAAAATTTATCGAGGAGAAGTTTAAAATGGATAATAAAGCAGttgatgaaatcataaaaaaggaagaagaaaggaaggcaaaagaagaagcTGCAAAGATAGCAGAACAAGAAAAGGCAAAAGCTGAAGCACAACGAGAAACACAAGACGGGGAATCAACTAATTCTGAAATAACAATTGTGCTTGATCCTGATCGTGCTAATACTAAAGGAAAGAGTAAGAAGAGAATAAAGGGTCAATATGACAATTACAAGCAGCCatcaaagaaaggaaaaaagaaacacaaagaaTTTGGATCCAAGACACCCAATATTCAATTATTTATAcctaaagaacaactattttag
- the LOC130469509 gene encoding protein FAR1-RELATED SEQUENCE 5-like encodes METRFLRMFQNQGCKQKTPIDPLYDKGYSCFALYFEGIAFDHLFWYKFLHFSLLGHLSLYFPIVSVILRGQQIRILLPLPLTLLLYNKAVTIMPVSNRYFPPCYLIYLFVQNITPKPPCMEKNMTLFEEIAARFTLRWESRAASSSITEQNGTVKDEVLPKKKIEATPPIVLCLVENNKLMAEIKWKAGETDSAASLSYNSFSLLQQLLSLRASTMEDDLIDLNIDLNRAIEEKLYNYDDEDEGTSQQVMVANQCIEEGSIIHSIDTNHNIFENPNNEQEENIDKELDGSLIGEARKTTDEIYDLYCKHAAIIGFSVRKGKNRYKEGTTIVNGKYFYCSAAGIRDPPKNKELKNEDDQSDAKKKERRKRVMITRTKCEAQIFAKKNENGDFEIEKHVVVHNHPLTREISNYLHRSERQMTEPKKEAIEAMSECGLRPMESYRYMSTETGGDDCVGHTMIDHLNYCYKLKMKQIDGKDSQTLVNKLYDIQSIDPEFFFRVRLNAEGKVECLFWRDSMMREYYKIYGDVLVFDTTFRTNKYNLICAPFVGINNHWKNTMFACAFIGDETTESFVWVFETFLKAMGGKHPISIFTDQDAAIAAGIEQVFPSSRHRLCLWHLSKNANSRFGLLKSDKNFKNAFYKCLSGCITPNDFEETWKSMINTFKLEKDDWFNRLYGLKEKWCTALSKDFFSAGILSSQRSESTNHDS; translated from the exons ATGGAAACAAGATTCCTCAGGATGTTTCAGAATCAGGGATGCAAACAGAAAACGCCTATTGATCCTCTTTATGATAAAG GTTATTCTTGCTTTGCCTTGTATTTTGAGGGCATTGCTTTTGACCATTTGTTTTGGTACAAATTTCTGCACTTCAGTTTGTTGGGTCACCTTAGTCTTTACTTCCCTATTGTCTCAGTAATTCTCAGGGGTCAG CAAATCCGCATACTTCTTCCCCTTCCCCTGACTCTGCTTCTGTATAAT AAG GCTGTGACCATAATGCCTGTAAGCAACAGATATTTTCCACCATGCTACCTCATTTATTTG TTTGTGCAGAACATAACTCCCAAACCACCTTGTATGGAGAAAAACATGACATTATTCGAAGAAATAGCAGCCAGATTTACGTTAAGATGGGAAAGTAGGGCGGCTAGTTCTTCCATTACTGAGCAG AATGGGACAGTCAAAGATGAAGTTTTGCCGAAGAAAAAGATTGAAGCTACTCCTCCTATAGTCCTATGCCTAGTAGAGAACAACAAGTTGATGGCAGAAATCAAATGGAAAGCAGGAGAGACTGACT CAGCAGCTTCTCTCTCTTACAAcagcttctctctcctccaacagCTTCTCTCTCTTCGAGCTTCAACAATGGAGGACGATTTAATCGATTTGAATATCGATTTAAATCGCGCAATAGAAGAAAAATTGTATAATTATGACG atgaagatgaaggcaCATCTCAGCAAGTTATGGTTGCAAATCAATGTATTGAAGAAG gTTCAATAATACATTCAATTGATACAAACCACAACATCTTTGAAAATCCAAATAATGAGCAGGAAGAAAACATTGATAAAGAATTAGATGGCAGTTTAATTGGAGAAGCAAGGAAAACAACCGATGAGATTTATGATCTATATTGCAAACATGCTGCTATTATTGGTTTTAGTGTACGAAAAGGGAAGAatagatataaagaaggaaccaCAATTGTTAATGGAAAATACTTCTACTGCTCTGCTGCTGGAATAAGAGACCCTCCTAAAAACAAAGAACTCAAAAATGAAGATGATCAATCAGatgcaaaaaagaaagaaaggagaaagagggttatgataacaagaacaaaatgtgaagctcaaatatttgcaaagaagaatgaaaatggagattttgaaatagaaaagcaTGTAGTGGTACATAATCACCCATTGACAAGAGAAATAAGTAATTATCTCCACCGATCGGAACGACAAATGACAGAACCTAAAAAAGAAGCTATTGAGGCAATGTCAGAATGTGGTCTAAGACCAATGGAGTCTTATAGGTATATGTCAACAGAAACTGGCGGAGACGACTGTGTAGGTCATACGATGATTGATCATCTAAACTACTGCTACAagttaaaaatgaagcaaattgATGGCAAGGATTCACAAACACTAGTGAACAAACTGTATGACATACAATCAATAGATCCCGAGTTCTTTTTCAGAGTAAGACTCAATGCTGAAGGAAAAGTTGAGTGCCTATTTTGGAGGGATTCTATGATGAGAGAATATTACAAAATATATGGAGATGTTCTAGTTTTTGATACTACATTCAGAACCAATAAGTACAATCTCATATGTGCTCCATTTGTTGGTATCAATAACCATTGGAAAAACACAATGTTTGCTTGTGCTTTCATTGGGGATGAAACCACAGAATCTTTCGTTTGGGTGTTTGAAACTTTTCTGAAGGCTATGGGAGGAAAGCACCCTATATCAATTTTCACTGATCAAGATGCAGCTATTGCTGCTGGAATAGAACAG GTTTTTCCTTCTTCAAGACACAGGTTATGCTTGTGGCACTTGAGTAAAAATGCAAACAGTAGGTTTGGTTTATTGAAGTCTgataaaaacttcaaaaacgCATTCTACAAGTGTTTAAGTGGGTGTATAACACcaaatgattttgaagaaacttgGAAATCTATGATCAACACTTTTAAGCTGGAAAAAGATGACTGGTTCAACAGATTGTATGGTCTTAAAGAAAAATGGTGTACagctttaagtaaagattttttttctgCCGGTATACTTTCTTCACAAAGAAGTGAAAGTACAAACCATGAT AGCTAA